From the genome of Geothrix sp. 21YS21S-4, one region includes:
- a CDS encoding GNAT family N-acetyltransferase, with protein MFFDLFSLARRLERAQALQNERFNHAAGGRSLPAGGGFAHFRGEAHPLNQALGLVDPLSEADLKAVEAFLGAPVVLELSPAADPALWALLARRGYRVHAFQQLWARSLADPLPPASGVEIHPVGPAEIRVFNQVVAAGFLERDDWREVEPPFEVSLDGSGAWGFLAFVEGEPAGGGTLGIVDGVALLSGDGVIPRYRGRGLQKALIRARLAFAAERGCDVACASTAPGTPSQRAYEACGFRVAYPKVEMARG; from the coding sequence ATGTTCTTCGATCTGTTTTCGCTGGCGCGCCGTCTGGAGCGCGCCCAGGCCCTTCAGAATGAGCGCTTCAACCACGCTGCCGGAGGCCGCAGCCTTCCCGCAGGGGGCGGCTTCGCCCACTTCCGCGGAGAGGCCCATCCGCTCAACCAGGCCCTGGGTCTCGTCGATCCCCTTTCCGAGGCCGACCTCAAGGCCGTCGAGGCTTTTCTCGGCGCGCCCGTCGTGCTGGAGCTGAGCCCCGCCGCCGATCCCGCCCTGTGGGCGCTCCTCGCCCGCCGCGGCTATCGCGTCCACGCGTTCCAGCAGCTTTGGGCAAGATCCTTGGCCGATCCTCTGCCACCCGCTTCGGGCGTGGAGATCCACCCCGTCGGCCCGGCGGAAATCCGGGTCTTCAACCAGGTGGTGGCCGCGGGCTTCCTGGAGCGCGACGACTGGCGGGAGGTGGAACCGCCCTTCGAGGTATCGCTGGACGGGAGCGGTGCGTGGGGTTTCCTGGCCTTCGTCGAAGGCGAGCCCGCCGGAGGCGGAACGCTGGGGATCGTGGACGGCGTGGCTCTTCTCTCGGGTGACGGGGTGATCCCGCGATACCGGGGACGGGGCCTGCAGAAGGCCCTCATCCGCGCGCGGCTGGCCTTCGCCGCGGAGCGGGGCTGCGATGTGGCGTGCGCCTCCACCGCCCCGGGCACCCCCAGCCAGCGCGCCTACGAGGCGTGCGGTTTCCGCGTCGCCTATCCCAAGGTGGAGATGGCGCGCGGCTGA
- a CDS encoding DUF2721 domain-containing protein — protein MPDPASTQAIHDISHVIQLSVAPVFLLTSIGTILSVLSLRLARIVDRARVLKDLLEDPPEHRIAGIHGEMHTLGRRRQLVNMAITSGTVAALLVCVSIATVFVGAITKTSVAGAVASLFILAMAAFVAALVFFLREILLAVRSLHLA, from the coding sequence ATGCCCGATCCAGCCTCGACCCAGGCCATCCACGACATCTCCCACGTCATCCAGCTGTCGGTGGCGCCGGTGTTCCTCTTGACGTCCATCGGGACGATCCTGAGCGTCCTGTCGCTCCGGCTGGCGCGGATCGTGGACCGGGCGCGGGTGCTGAAGGACCTGCTGGAGGATCCGCCGGAGCACCGGATCGCGGGCATCCACGGCGAGATGCACACCCTCGGCCGGCGGCGGCAACTGGTGAACATGGCCATCACCTCGGGCACCGTGGCGGCGCTCCTGGTGTGCGTCAGCATCGCCACGGTCTTCGTAGGCGCCATCACGAAGACCAGCGTCGCCGGGGCCGTGGCGTCGCTGTTCATCCTCGCGATGGCGGCCTTCGTCGCCGCCCTGGTGTTCTTCCTGCGGGAGATCCTGCTGGCGGTGCGGAGCCTCCACCTGGCCTGA
- a CDS encoding MFS transporter, whose product MRRLAPSTAALLVTALAFHVDMLLYYLLVPLLPRYARALDLNPMQVGILFGSYAVALLLATFPVAVLTDRYGRRTPMLWGLAGLGVTTLVFAVSTHYWLLVVARFLQGAAGAATWLPGMALLADHFPSESRGKAMGTAFAAANLGVLIGPPLSGFLDQHAGPSAPFLVGAALVALDAAGRAFLLPAGETERGERLPFRQLLANPVVRLFAGAMAMGSGLWALLESTLPLDLDARLGLSAAGIGLCFAASALTHTLTSPLMGRLSDRIGRVKVLRMGLVLVCVLLPLAVVMPRPWMVVLVMMGLGSAASFVMSPCSPAVADQVEREGSQSFASAFSILNLAYSVGLMAGPLVGGALVQALGLRVALALSALAFAAFLLPTRGIRA is encoded by the coding sequence ATGCGCCGCCTCGCTCCCTCCACCGCCGCGCTCCTCGTCACGGCGCTCGCCTTCCACGTGGACATGCTCCTGTACTACCTGCTGGTGCCGCTGCTCCCCCGCTACGCCCGCGCCCTGGACCTCAATCCCATGCAGGTGGGCATCCTCTTCGGGAGCTACGCGGTGGCGCTGCTCCTGGCGACCTTTCCGGTGGCCGTGCTCACGGACCGCTACGGCCGGCGGACGCCCATGCTGTGGGGCTTGGCGGGGCTCGGGGTCACCACCCTGGTGTTCGCGGTCTCGACGCATTACTGGCTGCTGGTGGTGGCGCGGTTCCTCCAGGGAGCGGCGGGGGCGGCCACCTGGCTGCCGGGGATGGCGCTGCTGGCGGACCACTTCCCCTCGGAATCCCGCGGCAAGGCCATGGGCACCGCCTTCGCCGCCGCCAACCTGGGCGTGCTGATTGGCCCGCCATTGTCGGGCTTCCTGGATCAGCACGCCGGTCCGTCGGCGCCCTTCCTGGTGGGCGCGGCGCTCGTGGCGCTGGACGCGGCGGGGCGGGCCTTCCTCCTGCCCGCGGGCGAGACCGAGCGGGGCGAGCGCCTGCCCTTTCGACAGCTGCTGGCGAATCCGGTGGTGCGTCTGTTCGCGGGCGCGATGGCCATGGGATCGGGCCTGTGGGCGCTCCTGGAATCCACCCTTCCCCTGGACCTCGATGCGCGGCTGGGCCTGAGCGCCGCCGGCATCGGCCTGTGCTTCGCCGCCTCGGCCCTTACCCACACCCTCACGTCCCCGCTGATGGGGCGCCTGTCCGACCGCATCGGGCGGGTGAAGGTCCTCCGCATGGGGCTCGTCCTGGTGTGCGTTCTCCTGCCGCTGGCGGTCGTGATGCCGCGGCCGTGGATGGTGGTGCTCGTGATGATGGGGTTGGGGAGCGCGGCCAGCTTCGTGATGAGCCCGTGCAGTCCCGCGGTGGCCGATCAGGTGGAGCGCGAGGGGAGCCAGAGCTTCGCCTCGGCGTTCTCGATCCTCAACCTGGCCTATTCGGTGGGCCTCATGGCGGGACCGCTGGTGGGAGGCGCGCTGGTGCAGGCCCTCGGCCTTCGGGTGGCCCTCGCGCTGTCCGCGCTCGCTTTCGCGGCCTTCCTCCTGCCGACGCGCGGAATCAGGGCCTGA
- a CDS encoding Fur family transcriptional regulator, whose amino-acid sequence MRKPKSDRPEEQQRFETFLRSRQLKLTGERLELVEEVFGQPHHFDADQLHMALKQKGKAISRATVYRTLDLLVQCGLVRKSSFGDQHAHYEAVRSDEHHDHLICLNCDAIIEFYRPKLEALQDAICREYGFKPMHHSHQIFGLCKDCQSLETDAPTLAHRLSQLNV is encoded by the coding sequence ATGCGTAAGCCCAAGAGCGATCGTCCCGAAGAACAGCAGCGCTTTGAAACCTTCCTCCGCTCCCGCCAGCTCAAGCTGACCGGCGAGCGCCTGGAACTGGTGGAGGAAGTGTTCGGCCAGCCGCATCATTTCGACGCGGATCAGTTGCACATGGCCCTGAAGCAGAAGGGCAAGGCCATCAGCCGCGCAACGGTCTACCGGACCCTGGACCTGCTGGTGCAGTGCGGCCTGGTGCGGAAGAGCAGCTTCGGGGACCAGCACGCCCACTACGAGGCCGTCCGCAGCGACGAGCACCACGACCATCTGATCTGCCTCAACTGCGACGCCATCATCGAGTTCTACCGGCCCAAGCTGGAGGCGCTCCAGGACGCGATCTGCCGCGAGTACGGCTTCAAGCCCATGCACCACAGCCACCAGATCTTCGGGCTGTGCAAGGACTGCCAGTCCCTGGAGACGGACGCGCCGACCCTCGCCCACCGCTTGAGCCAGCTGAACGTCTGA
- a CDS encoding energy transducer TonB — MSNFALRHGRGPVFPDLPPTLQPCAVAASAPPSDAARSALFSGLIYLALAGVTFGFASLAPPLVSRPAPPTQPERIFEFGEPVTARSTVRLALGAGSGGMAAPSAEGVRVASTADPQVPAGTLPTEDHSGDGFVGSGLLPAVPGVASSGSAAAGPAQIHDFSSTGLVALRRVEPAYPDFARRARIQGTVILMMVVDEAGAPIQVQALEGHPLLREAALQAARQWRFEPARVGDRPVQASFRLTLNFRLK; from the coding sequence ATGTCCAACTTCGCGCTCCGGCACGGCCGGGGGCCTGTCTTCCCGGACCTGCCGCCCACCCTCCAGCCCTGCGCCGTCGCGGCCTCGGCTCCCCCCTCCGACGCCGCGCGGTCGGCCCTCTTTTCCGGCCTGATCTACCTCGCCCTGGCCGGCGTGACCTTCGGCTTCGCGTCGCTCGCGCCGCCCCTGGTCTCGCGTCCAGCGCCCCCCACGCAGCCCGAGCGGATCTTCGAATTCGGAGAGCCCGTGACTGCTCGATCGACCGTGCGTCTGGCTCTGGGCGCGGGCAGCGGCGGGATGGCCGCTCCCAGTGCCGAAGGAGTTCGGGTGGCCTCGACCGCGGACCCCCAGGTTCCGGCGGGCACCCTGCCGACGGAGGATCACAGCGGCGACGGGTTCGTCGGGAGTGGCCTGCTTCCCGCCGTGCCCGGAGTTGCGTCGTCGGGATCGGCGGCCGCGGGTCCCGCGCAGATCCACGACTTCTCCTCCACGGGCCTCGTCGCCCTCCGCCGGGTGGAACCGGCGTATCCCGATTTCGCCCGCCGCGCGCGGATCCAGGGGACGGTGATCCTGATGATGGTCGTGGATGAAGCCGGCGCGCCCATTCAGGTGCAGGCGCTGGAGGGTCATCCCCTCCTTCGGGAGGCCGCCCTGCAGGCGGCGCGGCAGTGGCGCTTCGAGCCGGCCCGCGTCGGGGATCGGCCCGTCCAGGCGAGCTTCCGCCTCACGCTCAACTTCCGGCTGAAGTGA
- a CDS encoding bifunctional oligoribonuclease/PAP phosphatase NrnA codes for MLERLADFLDRHAKVLLATHENPDGDGVGAAVGLAAHLKGRGKTVRIVVTPSLPENLRFLDPEGWIEAYDPQGAHADLAAWPDAWLLIDASEPHRMGPLFGAFQATTAVRACLDHHLKDAPKGFDAEFTDPAASASAELVYDLVRSRSGDDLSPLAAQALYAGLVSDTGNFRHSNSTPKIHRAAADLIALGVHPSRTYNALYQTATPAKLKLFGRAMGGLQLRDGGRFAYVSVSRADLADCGATHEDLDELVEEPRKLKGVEVAALFSETADGRAKVSLRSREAVDVNAVCRQFGGGGHRLASGAKVSESLEAFVSQVEAAVLAQMRQDLG; via the coding sequence ATGCTGGAACGGCTCGCCGACTTTCTGGACCGACACGCCAAGGTGCTTCTCGCCACCCACGAGAATCCGGATGGGGATGGCGTGGGCGCCGCGGTGGGTTTGGCCGCGCATCTGAAGGGGCGCGGGAAGACCGTCCGCATCGTCGTGACGCCCTCCCTCCCCGAGAACCTCCGCTTTCTGGATCCCGAAGGCTGGATCGAGGCCTACGATCCGCAGGGCGCCCATGCGGATTTGGCGGCGTGGCCCGACGCCTGGCTGCTCATCGACGCATCGGAACCGCACCGGATGGGGCCGCTTTTTGGGGCCTTCCAGGCGACCACCGCGGTGCGCGCCTGCCTGGATCACCACCTGAAAGACGCGCCCAAGGGGTTCGACGCGGAGTTCACCGATCCGGCCGCCAGCGCCAGCGCTGAGCTGGTCTACGACCTGGTCCGGAGCCGCTCGGGCGACGACCTGTCCCCCCTCGCCGCCCAGGCCCTCTACGCCGGGCTGGTGAGCGACACAGGCAACTTCCGCCATTCCAACAGCACCCCCAAGATCCACCGGGCAGCGGCGGATCTCATCGCCCTGGGCGTCCACCCGTCGCGCACCTACAACGCGCTCTACCAGACCGCCACGCCCGCGAAGCTCAAGTTGTTCGGCCGCGCCATGGGCGGCCTGCAGCTCCGCGACGGCGGCCGGTTCGCCTACGTGAGCGTCAGCCGGGCCGACCTCGCCGATTGCGGCGCCACCCACGAGGATCTGGACGAACTGGTGGAGGAGCCCCGCAAGCTCAAGGGCGTGGAAGTGGCGGCCCTGTTCTCCGAGACCGCGGACGGCCGCGCCAAGGTCAGCCTCCGCTCCCGGGAGGCGGTGGACGTGAACGCCGTCTGTCGGCAGTTCGGCGGCGGGGGCCATCGCCTTGCCTCCGGCGCCAAGGTCTCCGAATCGTTGGAGGCCTTCGTCTCCCAGGTGGAGGCGGCGGTCCTGGCGCAGATGCGGCAGGATCTCGGCTAG
- a CDS encoding class I SAM-dependent methyltransferase: MDWFAWDFDHPAYFRIYADKAADAALEGPALAALLALPPDSRVLDLPCGWGRLHPYLRAQGLEVVGGDLSALNLARHAAEHPAPLARLDLRALPFRDGCVDGVFCAFTSWGYFATEAENLRQLSEAARVLRPGGCLLLDLAGRAFLRAAVAEVEGLWLDFEAEGYQERVTWSPDGFRIRTERQCEGATFRHDIWIPTDAEVRAALASAGFGPPAAYGGLDGSPWDPGADRWLYRAVRP; this comes from the coding sequence ATGGATTGGTTCGCCTGGGATTTCGACCATCCCGCCTATTTCAGGATCTACGCCGACAAGGCCGCGGACGCCGCCCTCGAGGGACCGGCGCTCGCGGCCTTGCTGGCGTTGCCCCCGGACAGCCGCGTCCTGGACCTCCCGTGCGGATGGGGGCGGCTCCATCCCTACCTGAGGGCCCAGGGACTGGAGGTGGTCGGCGGGGACCTGAGCGCCCTCAATCTGGCGCGCCACGCGGCGGAACATCCCGCGCCCCTGGCCCGCCTGGACCTGCGCGCCCTGCCCTTCCGCGACGGCTGCGTCGACGGGGTCTTCTGCGCCTTCACCAGCTGGGGCTACTTCGCCACCGAGGCGGAGAACCTGCGCCAGCTCTCCGAAGCCGCCCGGGTCCTGCGCCCCGGCGGATGCCTGCTGTTGGACCTCGCGGGCCGCGCATTCCTGAGGGCCGCCGTGGCGGAGGTGGAAGGGCTGTGGCTGGATTTCGAGGCGGAGGGCTACCAAGAGCGCGTCACCTGGAGCCCCGACGGATTCCGCATCCGAACGGAGCGCCAGTGCGAAGGCGCGACCTTCCGGCACGACATCTGGATCCCCACGGACGCGGAGGTCCGGGCGGCGCTGGCCTCCGCCGGATTCGGTCCTCCCGCGGCCTACGGCGGCCTCGACGGCAGCCCCTGGGACCCCGGGGCCGACCGGTGGCTCTACCGGGCCGTCAGGCCCTGA
- a CDS encoding ammonium transporter, with protein sequence MSKQWLVPFLILAAVALAGIVIPPQAQALQGGPVNAGDTAWMLTASGLVLLMTPGLSFFYGGMVRRKNMISTMLQSFITMGAVSLVWVVVGFSLAFGTSIGAKGLGFIGNPATFFMFRGVGTATHPDLAPTIPLLLFAIFQMKFAIITPALVTGSFAERVRFTAYLVFMILFTVFVYCPVAHWTWHPNGFLRNLGILDFAGGSVVHMTAGLAALVGAYVLGPRRDFDSGAAHPPANIPYVILGTGMLWFGWFGFNAGSALSAGSAAATAFITTNTASAAAMLAWVFLDGLLGRKPTALGACVAAVVGLVAITPAAGFVSTGSSIAIGAVAAVLSNFAVFYKGKAGLDDTLDVFPCHGVGGMFGMVATALFASKLINPDGADGLIHGHALLLGKHLLGLVVVAAYSVGMSWILYKVTAWLVPLRVSAEQEAEGLDLSQHGERMLPMGPQAD encoded by the coding sequence GTGTCGAAACAGTGGCTGGTCCCTTTCCTGATCCTGGCGGCAGTCGCCCTGGCGGGCATCGTGATCCCGCCCCAGGCCCAGGCGCTCCAGGGAGGCCCCGTGAACGCCGGCGACACGGCCTGGATGCTGACGGCCTCGGGGCTGGTGCTGCTGATGACGCCGGGCCTCTCGTTCTTCTACGGCGGGATGGTGCGGCGGAAGAACATGATCTCCACCATGCTCCAGAGCTTCATCACCATGGGCGCTGTCAGTCTCGTGTGGGTGGTGGTGGGCTTCAGCCTCGCCTTCGGCACGAGCATCGGCGCCAAGGGCCTGGGATTCATCGGGAATCCCGCGACGTTCTTCATGTTCCGGGGCGTGGGCACGGCCACCCATCCGGACCTCGCGCCCACCATCCCCCTGCTGCTGTTCGCCATCTTCCAGATGAAGTTCGCCATCATCACGCCCGCCCTGGTGACGGGCTCCTTCGCCGAGCGGGTGCGGTTCACCGCCTACCTCGTGTTCATGATCCTGTTCACGGTGTTCGTGTACTGTCCCGTCGCCCACTGGACCTGGCATCCCAATGGATTCCTCCGCAACCTCGGCATCCTGGACTTCGCGGGCGGCTCCGTGGTGCACATGACCGCCGGGCTGGCCGCCCTCGTCGGCGCCTACGTGCTCGGCCCCCGCCGGGACTTCGACTCGGGCGCGGCCCATCCGCCCGCCAACATCCCCTACGTGATCCTCGGAACGGGGATGCTGTGGTTCGGCTGGTTCGGCTTCAACGCCGGATCGGCGCTGTCCGCCGGTTCCGCCGCCGCCACGGCCTTCATCACCACCAACACCGCCTCGGCCGCGGCCATGCTCGCCTGGGTATTCCTGGACGGCCTGCTGGGCCGCAAGCCCACCGCCCTCGGCGCCTGCGTGGCGGCGGTGGTGGGGCTGGTGGCCATCACGCCCGCGGCGGGCTTCGTCTCCACGGGATCGAGCATCGCCATCGGCGCCGTGGCGGCGGTTCTCAGCAACTTCGCCGTGTTCTACAAGGGCAAGGCCGGCCTGGACGACACCCTGGACGTGTTCCCCTGCCACGGCGTGGGCGGGATGTTCGGGATGGTCGCCACGGCCCTCTTCGCAAGCAAGCTGATCAATCCCGACGGCGCCGACGGCCTGATCCACGGCCACGCCCTCCTGCTGGGAAAGCACCTTCTGGGGCTCGTCGTGGTGGCCGCCTACTCCGTGGGCATGTCGTGGATCCTGTACAAGGTCACCGCCTGGCTCGTCCCCCTGCGCGTCTCCGCGGAGCAGGAAGCCGAAGGCCTGGATCTCAGCCAGCACGGCGAACGGATGCTGCCCATGGGCCCCCAGGCGGACTGA
- the add gene encoding adenosine deaminase: protein MPKLSIQDLQRLPKTDLHVHLDGSLRISTILDLAEQQKVKLPADTAEGLKPFVEVGEECKSLVEYLRAFDVTLSVMQTYDSLVRTAFELAEDAAKENVRYMEVRYSPILHQQKGLTLHAIVQAVLEGLAQAERKYNIKTGVILCGMRHISPDISLRLADLTVAFKNKGVVGFDLAGAEENFPAKRHKDAFGRVLQNNINCTLHAGEAYGPESIHQAIHLCGAHRIGHGVRLIEDGDLLNYVNDHRIPLECCPSSNVQTKAVKKMADHPIRLFYDLGLRVTVNTDNRMVTGTTVSREFQVIHDELGFNLEEIKEVIIMGFKSAFLPYALKRALLAEVVHELKAFKPGSLESKREQL from the coding sequence ATGCCGAAACTTTCGATTCAGGATCTCCAGCGTCTGCCGAAGACGGATCTGCACGTCCACCTGGACGGCAGCCTCCGGATCTCCACCATCCTCGACCTCGCCGAACAGCAGAAGGTGAAGCTGCCCGCCGACACCGCGGAGGGGCTCAAGCCCTTCGTGGAAGTGGGCGAGGAGTGCAAGTCCCTCGTCGAGTACCTGCGGGCCTTCGACGTGACGCTCTCCGTGATGCAGACCTACGACAGCCTCGTCCGCACGGCCTTCGAGCTGGCGGAGGACGCGGCGAAGGAGAACGTCCGCTACATGGAAGTGCGCTACAGCCCCATCCTCCACCAGCAGAAGGGGCTCACACTCCACGCCATCGTCCAGGCGGTGCTGGAGGGCCTGGCCCAGGCCGAGCGGAAGTACAACATCAAGACCGGCGTCATCCTCTGCGGGATGCGCCACATCTCGCCGGACATCTCGCTGCGGCTGGCGGACCTCACCGTGGCCTTCAAGAACAAGGGCGTGGTGGGCTTCGACCTGGCGGGCGCCGAGGAGAACTTCCCCGCCAAGCGCCACAAGGACGCCTTCGGGCGCGTGCTCCAGAACAACATCAACTGCACGCTTCACGCGGGCGAAGCCTACGGGCCCGAGAGCATCCACCAGGCCATCCACCTGTGCGGCGCCCACCGCATCGGCCACGGCGTGCGGCTCATCGAGGACGGCGACCTGCTGAACTACGTGAACGACCACCGCATCCCGCTGGAGTGCTGCCCGTCGAGCAACGTCCAGACCAAGGCCGTGAAGAAGATGGCGGACCACCCCATCCGCCTGTTCTACGACCTGGGCCTGCGCGTCACGGTGAACACCGACAACCGCATGGTCACGGGCACCACCGTCAGCCGCGAATTCCAGGTGATCCACGACGAGCTGGGCTTCAACCTCGAGGAGATCAAGGAAGTCATCATCATGGGCTTCAAGAGCGCCTTCCTGCCCTACGCCCTGAAGCGGGCCTTGCTGGCGGAAGTGGTCCACGAGCTGAAGGCCTTCAAGCCGGGCAGCCTGGAGAGCAAGCGCGAGCAACTGTAG
- a CDS encoding biopolymer transporter ExbD, which yields MTAGLRSDINITPLIDIVLVLLIVFITLVPALPRALAATLPREGGSGGGSLLRLALGADGGLRFEGAPISAAELAERVCASSGRVRIDVHPSLPFQRAASVLDAVKGARPDAAISLTAAREEPGPC from the coding sequence ATGACAGCCGGATTGCGCAGCGACATCAACATCACGCCCCTCATCGACATCGTTCTGGTCCTGCTGATCGTGTTCATCACCCTCGTTCCGGCGCTGCCCCGCGCTTTGGCCGCGACCTTGCCGCGGGAAGGCGGAAGCGGCGGCGGATCGCTGCTCAGGCTGGCGCTGGGCGCGGACGGCGGATTGCGATTCGAAGGCGCGCCGATCTCCGCTGCGGAACTGGCGGAGAGGGTCTGTGCGTCTTCGGGCCGGGTGCGGATCGACGTCCATCCGTCGCTTCCCTTCCAGCGCGCCGCTTCCGTCCTGGACGCGGTGAAGGGGGCCCGGCCGGATGCCGCCATCTCGCTCACCGCGGCACGGGAGGAGCCTGGACCGTGCTAG
- the ribA gene encoding GTP cyclohydrolase II, translating into MSSKEPSSAPKLELFCKLQAEKVPFIAKANVPSIFGKFMVYGFLEHATGKEHLAIVSGEIDARRRIPVRIHSECWTGDVLGSLKCDCREQLEEALRHVARQGGMVLYLRQEGRGIGLLNKLKAYALQEQGLDTVEANHSLGFPDDLRTYESAVEMLKFFGITKVKLLTNNPRKIGALESAGIEVERERHQLAANPHNLRYLQTKARKSGHMLDLEEEVL; encoded by the coding sequence ATGTCCTCCAAAGAACCCAGCAGCGCCCCCAAGCTCGAACTCTTCTGCAAGCTGCAGGCGGAGAAGGTCCCCTTCATCGCCAAGGCCAACGTCCCGTCCATCTTCGGGAAGTTCATGGTCTACGGCTTTCTGGAGCACGCCACCGGCAAGGAGCACCTGGCCATCGTCAGCGGGGAGATCGACGCCCGCCGCCGGATCCCCGTCCGCATCCACTCCGAGTGCTGGACCGGCGACGTCCTGGGCAGCCTCAAGTGCGACTGCCGCGAGCAGCTGGAGGAGGCCCTCCGCCACGTGGCCCGGCAGGGGGGGATGGTGCTCTACCTCCGCCAGGAGGGCCGCGGGATCGGCCTCCTGAACAAGCTCAAGGCCTACGCGCTGCAAGAGCAGGGGCTCGACACCGTGGAGGCCAACCACTCCCTCGGCTTCCCCGACGACCTGCGGACCTACGAATCCGCGGTGGAGATGCTGAAGTTCTTCGGGATCACCAAGGTCAAGCTGCTCACCAACAACCCGCGCAAGATCGGGGCCCTGGAATCCGCCGGGATCGAGGTGGAGCGGGAGCGCCACCAGCTCGCCGCCAATCCCCACAACCTGCGCTACCTGCAGACCAAGGCCCGCAAGAGCGGCCACATGCTGGACCTGGAAGAGGAAGTCCTCTAG